The following proteins are co-located in the Malassezia restricta chromosome II, complete sequence genome:
- a CDS encoding putative ferric reductase with similarity to Fre2p, whose product MTKRAALQKKATAGQLFFQDPLSSTLCINHVFNTRAAFWVFCVPEYTPLWPPAALCQAVMRDEHIPLAKRTAPDIALAMSYLNAHELSSPSERYVYILWILVAVLAVLLGLEYILCLTQRTILGVIWSKWATMQYNPRHVHRLAFVNLQLRRVVFVLLLLLPLLLLTFIGPDYVDPSVALFDMNYRAPTSPSQVPTLKRRDIQWGLGQYPRIMTKKPTYTLPYHTFWTMGSRFGDFCNALTPLIILFALKQAPCALFALPVFGHMASNALQYLHKWGGYLLWIYAVVHTLLWIVQVAYDARVQPDLWTHLLGLPRFRWAIVAFIFLTLLVVLSFPPIRRHYYEFFYVTHVICVIGFMIATWAHHPQLGGWMLAGFLVWGLERVWRAFRTLHFNYSERPADLKRSMHLHEQSIKEPTTKGVLVTPKGEVPEDTESIVSLYMASTTSLTSKSIETFRSPIPSDLQEELYPGFAFIQPLAGQMLRIVLRTSKPMSWSPGQWVYVGFPALSWIQTHPFTIACSYVDEFEQLYESHDSASQARRDAHLLVLLVRARNGLTRRLWDHVTKRCEMHAPESATSTDTVFPPIQGTSFRTQVQGIYMRTIVDGPFGGSARIDWSAYATCVVVCGGCGVTLGLSVLEYLCAKVALAQMGCNVQGSWGRPFRMHRIRFVWIMRDYAHLQWAASALRRCLEILPPEHLTIEMYATRVHYAMSQPHHDASKYEEQEDMYRPPLPQKLLHDMGLRAADLTQFEDGEEKPPNAMEQSMSEHIRVQGKCRRARTRLNRARSATHDRHAPTPLPVQHANRQADNELEFIQNGRMPPSALHVDTCDHYSDTSLNAYPLKPIPPPFMNASSHDIKTPRSMSPPPVSANLDPLEQQDFSVLSELTRPGYPDLSGILHEEVRQSQGRTLTVGCGPSGLMALLRTAVSDHTSIRKVWQGDASGHVSLFTESYEI is encoded by the coding sequence ATGACGAAacgagcggcgctgcagaAAAAAGCGACGGCGGGGCAACTTTTTTTTCAAGACCCACTCAGCTCCACACTCTGCATAAACCACGTGTTTAACACTAGGGCAGCATTTTGGGTGTTTTGTGTGCCTGAATACACGCCACTCTGGCCGCCAGCTGCCCTGTGTCAAGCCGTCATGCGGGACGAGCACATACCGCTGGCCAAGCGCACAGCCCCAGATATCGCTTTGGCAATGTCATACTTGAATGCACATGAGCTCTCATCTCCCTCTGAAAGATACGTGTACATCCTATGGATCTtggtggctgtgctggCTGTGTTGCTTGGCTTGGAATACATCCTGTGCCTGACACAACGCACGATTCTTGGCGTAATTTGGTCTAAGTGGGCCACAATGCAATATAACCCTCGACACGTTCACAGACTGGCCTTTGTGAATCTTCAATTAAGACGCGTTGTCTTTGTTCTTTTGTTGCTCCTGCCTCTGCTTTTGTTGACTTTTATCGGTCCCGACTACGTGGATCCATCCGTGGCCCTTTTCGATATGAACTATCGCGCACCTACTTCCCCGAGTCAGGTACCTACTTTAAAACGGCGCGACATCCAATGGGGACTCGGTCAGTATCCCCGCATCATGACGAAAAAGCCCACGTACACATTACCGTATCACACATTCTGGACCATGGGGAGCCGCTTCGGCGACTTTTGCAACGCACTCACACCACTGATCATATTATTTGCACTGAAGCAGGCGCCTTGTGCACTATTTGCCCTGCCTGTGTTTGGGCACATGGCGTCCAACGCCTTGCAATATCTGCACAAGTGGGGCGGATACCTCTTGTGGATATACGCTGTTGTACATACGCTGCTGTGGATCGTTCAAGTTGCTTATGATGCGCGCGTTCAGCCAGACTTGTGGACACACCTGTTGGGCCTACCGCGTTTCCGCTGGGCCATTGTCGCTTTCATCTTTCTCACCCTTCTCGTTGTATTATCTTTCCCACCGATCCGCCGTCACTATTACGAATTTTTTTATGTCACTCATGTCATATGCGTTATTGGTTTTATGATTGCTACGTGGGCTCATCATCCACAGCTCGGTGGCTGGATGCTCGCGGGGTTTCTTGTTTGGGGTTTGGAACGCGTATGGCGCGCGTTTAGAACGCTGCATTTCAACTACAGTGAGCGGCCCGCCGACCTCAAACGTAGTATGCACTTGCATGAGCAATCAATCAAGGAGCCTACGACTAAAGGCGTGCTCGTTACACCCAAAGGCGAGGTGCCTGAAGACACTGAATCTATCGTGTCACTGTACATGGCCTCTACGACATCACTTACCTCCAAATCTATCGAGACATTCAGGTCCCCTATACCCAGTGACCTCCAGGAGGAGCTGTACCCAGGATTTGCATTTATTCAGCCTCTGGCAGGCCAGATGCTCCGTATTGTCTTGCGTACATCCAAACCCATGTCATGGAGCCCGGGACAGTGGGTGTATGTCGGCTTCCCGGCGCTTAGCTGGATTCAAACACATCCATTCACGATCGCATGTTCTTACGTCGACGAGTTTGAGCAATTGTACGAATCGCACGACTCTGCGTCGCAGGCTCGACGCGATGCACACCTTCTCGTCCTATTGGTCCGCGCACGCAACGGTTTGACGCGTCGGCTGTGGGACCATGTGACCAAGCGGTGCGAGATGCACGCCCCAGAATCAGCGACTTCGACGGACACCGTATTCCCACCTATTCAAGGGACGTCTTTTCGAACGCAAGTCCAAGGCATCTATATGCGCACAATTGTGGATGGTCCCTTTGGAGGCTCTGCCCGTATTGATTGGAGTGCCTATGCAACATGCGTCGTTGTATGTGGCGGCTGTGGCGTAACGCTGGGCCTATCCGTACTCGAGTACTTGTGTGCTAAGGTGGCCCTCGCTCAGATGGGATGCAACGTACAAGGTAGTTGGGGCCGTCCGTTCCGCATGCACCGCATTCGATTCGTATGGATCATGCGAGATTATGCTCACCTCCAATGGGCAGCGAGTGCTTTGCGCCGGTGTCTCGAAATATTGCCTCCTGAACACCTGACCATCGAGATGTATGCAACCCGCGTACATTATGCAATGTCACAACCACATCATGATGCGTCGAAATACGAAGAGCAGGAAGACATGTATCGCCCGCCGCTACCACAAAAATTGCTCCATGATATGGGTTTGCGAGCAGCGGATCTGACGCAGTTCGAAGACGGCGAAGAAAAGCCCCCTAATGCGATGGAACAGTCCATGAGTGAGCATATCCGTGTTCAGGGCAAatgtcgtcgtgctcgcaCACGGTTGAACCGCGCGAGATCCGCCACTCATGACCGACACGCGCCGACTCCCCTCCCTGTACAGCATGCCAATCGACAAGCGGATAATGAACTGGAGTTTATACAGAACGGACGCATGCCTCCGTCTGCCTTGCATGTCGACACGTGTGACCATTACAGCGATACGTCACTCAATGCATATCCACTCAAACCGATTCCGCCACCATTCATGAACGCCTCGTCCCACGACATCAAGACACCTAGAAGCATGTCACCACCGCCGGTGAGTGCCAACCTCGATCCCCTTGAGCAACAGGACTTTTCTGTTTTGTCCGAGCTCACACGCCCTGGATACCCTGATTTGTCTGGCATTCTTCATGAAGAAGTCCGCCAATCTCAAGGCCGTACTTTGACAGTGGGGTGTGGTCCATCAGGTCTCATGGCGCTTTTACGCACAGCCGTGTCTGATCACACGTCCATACGCAAAGTGTGGCAAGGCGACGCGTCCGGTCATGTAAGCTTGTTTACTGAGTCATACGAGATTTAA
- a CDS encoding phosphatidylinositol glycan, class T: MRRLFAYLVLVADVLLTSVLGVESFNETLTLRPLVGGRVHAAFTFELASDASSIHHFSLLPRPLLQPVASLGVQELRLAMNKGRWMYEEWGSPAPGTLGDDGVASGAEVWASINNDTEMWPRWRVLTSALASVSCASLDGIDETTTIMPNYPYFGTNSPVVHAYLTSESVCTENISPLLKLLPCKSGAGLASLIKPHSILQAEFHGVSLHVRQINSVWHVTIRVHVVKRPSQRQDTQWTMHDLFSAHLEKTCPVSTSSQVHVRSSTVPEPAVQSDESLREEQEWTWDDEEDEKPLPYTVPMSTYTYDTRAYRDKGLNVAFVSNATSPLLRPPPLRASRQVLGHGQEDNKVHLTLRNDMPAETVHVMYYEHLPPTVLPLLHTLHSDAQVDDYDEADDMVRFRDDVTEPFVVNATYKPPKVRKIMGFMELELRVPAASTLTVTYTLKKHMLHYDEHIPDPHRGMDLPPAMFTPLGAHGTLWSQEHRHLPVYHVQAPHLYTTPGLIDMVLPDFSMPYNVILFYSTFVALFFGTMLNHLLRRYRDVYVKSRMTQ; the protein is encoded by the coding sequence ATGCGCCGACTCTTTGCATATCTTGTGCTGGTAGCAGACGTGTTACTGACATCCGTCTTGGGTGTAGAGTCATTCAATGAAACACTTACGCTACGGCCCCTTGTTGGTGGCCGCGTACATGCCGCATTTACCTTCGAATTGGCTAGCGATGCATCATCCATTCATCACTTTAGTCTGCTTCCTAGACCCTTGCTCCAGCCTGTCGCATCACTGGGCGTCCAGGAGCTCCGACTGGCGATGAACAAGGGGCGTTGGATGTATGAAGAGTGGGGCTCTCCAGCTCCTGGCACGCTGGGGGATGATGGCGTGGCCAGTGGTGCTGAGGTTTGGGCCTCTATAAACAATGATACCGAGATGTGGCCGCGCTGGCGTGTGCTTACATCGGCTCTGGCTTCCGTTTCATGTGCATCActcgatggcatcgacgaAACGACCACCATCATGCCCAACTACCCGTACTTTGGCACAAACAGTCCCGTGGTGCACGCATATTTGACGTCGGAAAGTGTGTGTACTGAAAACATTTCCCCGCTCCTCAAACTCCTTCCATGCAAGAGTGGTGCTGGCTTAGCAAGTCTAATCAAACCGCATTCTATCCTTCAAGCCGAGTTTCACGGTGTGTCGCTTCATGTACGTCAAATCAACAGTGTATGGCATGTTACTATACGTGTCCATGTTGTGAAACGACCATCACAGAGGCAAGATACACAATGGACAATGCATGACCTATTTTCTGCACATTTAGAGAAGACGTGCCCTGTTTCGACATCTAGCCAAGTCCACGTCAGGAGTTCAACGGTGCCTGAGCCTGCCGTGCAAAGTGACGAGTCACTGCGCGAGGAGCAAGAGTGGACATgggacgacgaagaagatgaaAAGCCGCTACCTTATACGGTGCCCATGTCCACTTACACATATGATACGCGTGCTTATCGTGACAAAGGCTTGAACGTGGCGTTCGTGTCTAATGCTACGAGTCCTCTACTTCGGCCGCCGCCACTCCGTGCATCCCGACAAGTGCTTGGTCATGGCCAAGAAGACAACAAGGTACACCTTACATTGCGGAATGATATGCCTGCTGAAACGGTGCATGTGATGTACTACGAGCACCTTCCACCTACGGTGCTTCCGCTTCTGCACACACTGCATAGTGACGCTCAGGTGGACGATTACGATGAAGCAGATGACATGGTACGGTTTAGAGACGATGTGACTGAGCCCTTTGTCGTAAATGCCACATACAAGCCACCTAAAGTGCGCAAAATTATGGGATTTATGGAGCTCGAGCTTCGTGTTCCTGCCGCGAGTACACTGACTGTGACGTACACACTCAAGAAACACATGCTGCATTATGACGAGCACATTCCAGATCCACATCGGGGAATGGACTTGCCGCCGGCCATGTTTACGCcgcttggcgcgcacgGCACATTATGGTCTCAAGAGCATAGGCACCTGCCTGTGTATCATGtgcaagcgccgcatctCTACACGACGCCCGGGCTTATCGACATGGTCTTACCCGATTTTTCCATGCCATACAATGTGATTTTGTTCTACTCTACATTCGTGGCCCTATTTTTTGGTACGATGCTGAATCATTTATTGCGGCGATACCGAGATGTATACGTTAAATCTCGTATGACTCAGTAA
- a CDS encoding protein ROT1: MRLAQHKRYLQRHAFQGGSSTISRHSFHSELEDRFDKMITILQCLALLLWGIHCLAAEPPKDTSLTGTWSSGTGSVLTGEGFFRINNTFSVPKNTGISYSFVEKNDTTGFWEQAIYQYTRGDDPDCFTVHLIWQHGNYTIHRNNSMTLTPFKTDGLQQYTDTCKHEEDKIDFYSQPEFMKSFEITTYKHYALGADPQWSYKLQLYEFDGNPKPPMYLHYRPPLMYPTQPMHKMMWGLMG; the protein is encoded by the coding sequence ATGCGATTGGCCCAGCACAAACGTTATTTACAGCGCCACGCATTTCAGGGCGGTAGTTCCACTATTTCTCGGCATTCTTTTCACAGCGAGCTTGAAGACCGCTTTGATAAGATGATTACCATTCTGCAATGTTTGGCACTGTTACTTTGGGGAATACACTGTCTAGCAGCCGAACCGCCAAAAGACACCAGTCTCACTGGTACTTGGAGTAGTGGAACTGGTTCCGTCTTAACCGGCGAAGGATTTTTCCGTATTAACAACACATTTTCTGTGCCAAAAAACACCGGCATTTCGTACAGCTTTGTCGAAAAAAATGACACGACTGGCTTTTGGGAGCAGGCAATTTATCAATACACTCGTGGTGATGATCCGGACTGTTTTACGGTCCACCTCATTTGGCAGCATGGAAACTATACGATTCACCGTAATAATTCCATGACCCTCACGCCCTTCAAGACCGATGGCCTTCAGCAATATACGGATACCTGTAAACATGAAGAGGACAAAATTGATTTCTACTCGCAACCAGAGTTTATGAAAAGCTTTGAAATCACAACGTATAAACACTATGCTCTTGGTGCCGACCCGCAATGGTCGTATAAGCTCCAGCTGTATGAGTTCGATGGCAATCCCAAGCCGCCAATGTATCTTCATTATCGCCCTCCGCTAATGTACCCGACGCAACCTATGCACAAGATGATGTGGGGTCTCATGGGCTGA
- a CDS encoding coatomer subunit alpha — MQMLTKFESKSNRVKGIAFHQKLPLLAASLHNGSIQLWNYQTGTIYERLEDHEGPVRGVCFHPTQPLLVSGGDDFKIKVWNHKTGKVLFTLHGHLDYVRSVFFHHEHPWIISASDDQTIRIWNWQSRTCIAVLTGHNHYVMCAQFHPYEDLIVSASMDQTVRVWDFTTLKQKSTTAQPMSLEDQIARANSTQMDLFANMDVVVKYVLEGHDRGVNWAAFHPALPLIVSASDDRQIKLWRMSDTKAWEVDTCRGHYNNVSASLFHPHAELILSVSEDKTIRVWDMGKRIAVQTFRRENDRFWVLTAHPHLNLFAAGHDSGLIVFKLERERPPFALHDHSLYYVRNKQVRHMDYNTGKDHALLSIRRLGNQYVQPRSLSFNPAERSVIVTSINGDVGVYDIAPLPHSPPAELGESGAVGRRGQGSTALFVARNRLAVLQKSQQRVEIRDLLNQVVKTLMLPQPTNEIFYGGPSHLLLSTAMGVQLYDTQQQTVTGEIAAPSVKYAVWSPDGARVALLSKHTITLTDKHFSSSHLIHETIRIKSAAWDSNGVLLYSTLNHIKYALPQGDVGIIKTLEQPLYLTRVKGSTVYCLDRQACPRTVVMDPTEYKFKLALLEGRYDEVLSIIRTSRLVGQAIIAYLQKKGFPEIALHFVQDKTTRFDLAVECGNLDVALETAEAINVPEIWTRLGQAALRLGAHHIVERAYQKTKDFDQLSFLYLITGNFEKLAKMTSIAERRGNVQSLYHNAVFNQDAVTQTRVLQGAGLGVLAYITAQRSGDSTWAAEIAQESGLDADEAQSLAGIPVSTTAGLPPVVYPTSQQDWPLAAPTENFFDKELVAGTDGGVIFEDNVVDAPSHDIDSWLEGDALVDDEEDAYGEPNADGGIVDLNEAEEAWDLDDGVVAPAEEELGQQIAPLADVASLEGLTAGSAEDEHWLRNSPVAADLAAAGAFDTALQLLQRQAGIVSFTPLEPWLWRCFVAARAIVPGAPGMSPLIVHLRRNNEASEGDLGKVLPASPLRLSYLETHHLASAYRAVSGNKLHDAEHEFRSLLHMLVLTPALNELEAQRILELIGECREYLIGISIELERRALAADAAQANEPAQVARIVELAALFTHVQMQPQHQMLALRIAMMEARRVGNLAMAGHFARRLIELQPPAKVVQVAQQIVSLSDRQPRDAVQVSSYSVHESDYVICAGSHTLIPAGGMNAVEDPLTGAKYLPEFRGSLCKVSHISEVGRLATGLRNLA, encoded by the coding sequence ATGCAGATGCTAACAAAGTTTGAGTCAAAGTCAAATCGTGTGAAAGGTATCGCCTTTCACCAGAAGCTACCGCTGCTTGCGGCCTCGTTGCACAATGGATCAATCCAACTTTGGAATTACCAAACGGGTACAATTTATGAACGACTGGAAGACCATGAAGGTCCTGTTCGTGGCGTCTGCTTCCACCCGACGCAGCCTCTTTTGGTGAGTGGCGGCGACGACTTCAAAATCAAGGTGTGGAACCACAAGACCGGCAAGGTCCTGTTCACCTTACATGGTCATTTGGATTATGTGCGTTCCGTGTTCTTCCATCACGAACACCCATGGATTATTAGTGCATCTGATGACCAGACCATCCGTATTTGGAACTGGCAAAGTCGCACCTGTATTGCGGTACTGACCGGCCACAACCACTATGTGATGTGTGCTCAATTCCATCCGTACGAAGACCTGATTGTATCGGCTTCGATGGACCAGACAGTGCGTGTATGGGACTTTACAACACTCAAACAAAAGTCCACGACTGCGCAGCCAATGAGCCTTGAAGATCAGATTGCACGAGCGAATAGCACCCAAATGGACCTCTTTGCCAATATGGACGTCGTGGTCAAATATGTGCTGGAGGGACACGACCGTGGTGTGAACTGGGCTGCCTTCCACCCCGCTCTTCCGCTTATTGTGTCGGCCAGTGACGATCGTCAAATCAagctgtggcgcatgtcGGACACGAAGGCCTGGGAAGTCGATACATGCCGCGGGCATTACAACAATGTATCTGCATCCCTCTTTCATCCACATGCTGAATTGATTCTGTCGGTCTCTGAAGACAAAACCATTCGCGTATGGGATATGGGCAAGCGCATTGCTGTCCAAACGTTCCGCCGTGAGAACGACCGGTTTTGGGTCCTTACGGCTCATCCGCACCTGAATTTGTTTGCTGCTGGGCATGACAGTGGTCTGATTGTATTCAAACTAGAACGCGAGCGCCCGCCGTTTGCATTGCATGACCATTCATTGTATTATGTTCGCAACAAGCAGGTGCGCCATATGGACTATAATACAGGCAAGgaccatgcgctgctcagTATCCGTCGCCTTGGTAACCAATACGTCCAGCCCCGCTCTCTGAGCTTTAATCCTGCAGAGCGTTCCGTCATCGTGACGTCAATCAATGGCGACGTTGGTGTGTATGATATTGCGCCGCTCCCGCATTCGCCGCCTGCCGAGCTTGGTGAGAGTGGCGCCGTCGGAAGACGTGGTCAGGGCTCTACGGCATTGTTTGTTGCACGCAATCGCCTGGCCGTCTTGCAAAAGAGCCAGCAGCGTGTCGAAATTCGTGATCTATTAAATCAAGTCGTCAAGACCTTGATGCTCCCGCAGCCGACTAACGAGATCTTTTACGGTGGTCCATCGCACTTGTTGCTTAGTACGGCAATGGGAGTTCAGCTGTATGATACACAACAACAAACAGTGACCGGCGAAATTGCCGCGCCAAGCGTCAAGTATGCAGTTTGGAGCCCCGACGGTGCTCGTGTGGCTCTTTTGTCGAAGCACACCATTACGCTGACTGACAAGCACTTTAGCTCGTCGCATCTAATCCATGAGACGATCCGTATTAAGAGCGCAGCCTGGGACTCGAATGGCGTCCTTCTGTACAGCACTCTGAACCACATTAAGTATGCTTTGCCACAGGGCGATGTCGGCATTATAAAGACGCTCGAACAGCCGCTATACCTTACACGAGTAAAAGGTTCGACGGTGTACTGCCTTGATCGTCAAGCCTGTCCACGTACAGTGGTGATGGACCCCACCGAGTACAAGTTCAAACTAGCGCTGCTGGAAGGCCGCTACGATGAAGTGCTGAGTATTATCCGCACGTCCCGTCTGGTGGGTCAGGCAATAATTGCATATCTGCAAAAGAAGGGCTTCCCCGAAATCGCTCTTCATTTTGTGCAGGATAAGACGACACGCTTTGATTTAGCGGTGGAGTGCGGCAACCTCGATGTGGCGCTCGAAACGGCGGAAGCTATCAACGTGCCCGAGATCTGGACACGTCTCGGTCAAGCTGCTCTCCGCCTAGGCGCGCATCACATCGTGGAGCGTGCGTACCAAAAAACCAAAGACTTTGACCAGCTGTCGTTCCTGTATCTTATAACAGGCAATTTTGAAAAGCTGGCTAAGATGACCAGCATTGCTGAGCGCCGTGGAAATGTACAAAGCCTGTACCACAATGCTGTGTTTAACCAGGATGCCGTGACGcagacgcgcgtcttgcAAGGCGCGGGCCTTGGTGTGCTTGCGTACATTACGGCGCAGCGCTCTGGAGATTCAACCTGGGCCGCCGAGATCGCTCAGGAATCGGGGTTGGATGCTGATGAAGCTCAATCTCTGGCTGGCATTCCTGTGTCGACAACGGCTGGACTGCCGCCTGTGGTATATCCAACAAGCCAACAGGACTGGCCACTTGCTGCGCCCACAGAGAACTTCTTTGACAAAGAGCTCGTGGCTGGTACCGACGGCGGCGTCATTTTCGAGGACAATGTCGTTGATGCCCCGTCGCATGATATTGACTCGTGGCtcgagggcgacgcgctcgtggacgacgaagaggatgcaTACGGTGAGCCAAATGCCGACGGCGGTATAGTTGACCTAAACGAGGCAGAAGAAGCCTGGGATCTCGATGACGGTGTTGTGGCGCCGGCAGAAGAGGAGCTTGGTCAGCAGATTGCGCCATTGGCGGATGTTGCGTCGCTAGAGGGCCTGACCGCGGGCAGCGCTGAGGATGAGCACTGGCTTCGCAACTCGCCTGTGGCTGCAGATCTCGCTGCGGCTGGTGCGTTTGATACAGCTCTGCAGCTCTTGCAGCGTCAAGCGGGTATCGTGTCATTCACACCACTCGAGCCATGGCTTTGGCGCTGCTTTGTTGCTGCTCGTGCTATCGTCCCTGGTGCGCCGGGCATGTCACCTCTTATTGTGCATTTGCGACGCAATAATGAGGCAAGTGAAGGCGATCTCGGCAAGGTGCTCCCAGCGTCTCCGTTACGCTTGTCGTACCTGGAGACGCACCATCTGGCTTCTGCGTATCGTGCAGTAAGTGGAAACAAGCTGCACGATGCTGAGCATGAGTTCCGTTCGCTACTGCACATGCTGGTGCTCACGCCTGCACTCAACGAGCTGGAAGCTCAGCGTATCTTGGAGCTCATTGGCGAATGCCGGGAGTATTTAATTGGTATTTCGATCGAGCTCGAACGCCGTGCATTGGCGgctgacgcggcgcaggccaACGAGCCCGCGCAGGTCGCCCGCATCGTGGAATTGGCTGCTCTGTTTACGCATGTGCAGATGCAGCCACAGCACCAGATGTTGGCGCTGCGCATTGCCATGATGGAAGCTCGTCGGGTCGGTAACCTCGCTATGGCTGGCCACTTTGCTCGTCGACTTATTGAGTTGCAGCCACCCGCCAAGGTCGTGCAGGTGGCTCAGCAGATCGTGTCCCTCTCTGATCGCCAGCCACGCGATGCCGTGCAAGTGTCTTCATACTCCGTGCACGAGTCTGACTACGTCATTTGTGCTGGCAGCCACACCCTTATTCCTGCTGGCGGCATGAATGCTGTCGAAGACCCCTTGACCGGCGCCAAGTATCTGCCTGAGTTCCGTGGCTCGCTGTGCAAGGTTAGTCATATTAGTGAAGTGGGTCGTCTAGCTACAGGCCTGCGTAACCTCGCGTAA
- a CDS encoding mitochondrial ribosomal protein subunit — translation MASSVLTRLLQRTRASTFDPYVSQVYQTPIAHAVRGDFGGKRPLPSSWQSTADMPAPRSHAGDLRYVTIQDIDDKHGMTNWKESEREPLFRKRWFEAGVRVSDKPRRDVLGVGVTGEDDVNSTFGPPPRIVYDHATLEDTNKLTSNVVWGTHHGRFASSADVLPNYHAMDERTFQRFLSDIRRRRPKFRKALEQNRKNVAIHERMERLAHEATDRTVTQDEWDKAATYPQNSSGVDMWTEARLPHAPQSAADYLRSSAEARYNAPNSQVLATPTHAAPAHPLRGLQYAQPDNIYTYLLNEPMQGRALHRVEEARRNRYFMNTDASLTVAIGGRAGHLPLQYRYGLDTVDYSRVNPKRGESYFRVLHAWMDMAPTVANARRAPPHVDCEPELGSLRTQVMALRRPGVENSYEAPPMPGSRRWIDDPDASHASAFGGNALRASSPEAGSLFGSLARKGRSGHMPRQDSRRQRLQKRKRDVPGSVQRDIQMLNNIKNLLSSQ, via the coding sequence ATGGCAAGTAGCGTGCTGACGCGCTTGTTACAGCGCACCCGCGCGAGTACCTTTGATCCGTATGTGTCCCAGGTGTATCAAACACCTATTGCACAtgcggtgcgtggcgacTTTGGTGGTAAGCGCCCGCTCCCGTCGTCGTGGCAGTCGACCGCCGATATGCCTGCGCCAAGATCTCACGCCGGTGATCTGCGCTACGTGACCATCCAAGACATTGACGATAAGCACGGTATGACAAATTGGAAAGAGTCGGAGCGTGAGCCGCTTTTCCGCAAGCGCTGGTTCGAGGCTGGTGTGCGTGTTTCTGACAAGCCGCGCCGCGATGTGTTGGGTGTGGGTGTCACAGGCGAAGACGATGTGAATTCCACCTTTGGGCCACCCCCGCGCATCGTCTATGACCACGCGACGTTGGAAGATACCAACAAACTCACGTCCAATGTTGTCTGGGGCACGCACCACGGACGCTTCGCCAGCTCGGCAGATGTTCTGCCGAACTACCATGCCATGGATGAACGCACGTTCCAGCGCTTTCTCTCTGACATTCGCCGCCGGCGTCCCAAGTTCCGCAAAGCACTTGAGCAGAATCGCAAGAACGTGGCTATCCACGAGCGGATGGAACGACTTGCTCATGAAGCCACGGATCGTACCGTGACTCAGGATGAATGGGACAAGGCTGCAACATATCCCCAGAACTCCTCAGGCGTGGATATGTGGACAGAGGCACGCCTACCACACGCACCCCAAAGTGCTGCAGACTATCtacgcagcagcgccgaAGCTAGATACAACGCGCCCAACAGCCAGGTGCTCGCCACGCCGACACACGCTGCACCCGCACACCCGCTACGTGGGTTGCAGTACGCACAGCCTGACAACATATACACATACCTGCTCAATGAGCCGATGCAGGGCCGTGCGCTACACCGTGTGGAAGAAGCCAGGCGCAACCGCTACTTCATGAACACGGATGCATCACTGACTGTCGCCATCGGAGGCCGTGCGGGTCATCTGCCGCTGCAGTACCGTTATGGTCTTGACACGGTCGATTACAGCCGCGTGAACCCCAAGCGCGGCGAATCCTACTTCCGTGTTCTTCACGCGTGGATGGATATGGCTCCTACCGTCGCCAATGCCCGTCGCGCTCCTCCTCATGTGGACTGTGAACCTGAGCTGGGCTCCTTGCGGACTCAAGTTATGGCCCTTCGTCGTCCAGGTGTGGAAAATTCGTACGAGGCACCTCCTATGCCCGGCTCTCGGCGCTGGATCGACGATCCAGACGCGTCGCACGCATCCGCCTTTGGTGGTAACGCACTGCGCGCTTCGAGCCCCGAAGCTGGATCCCTGTTCGGCTCGCTCGCACGTAAAGGCCGCTCGGGCCATATGCCGCGGCAAGACAGTCGGAGACAGCGCCTGCAAAAGCGTAaacgcgacgtgcctggcTCCGTACAGCGTGATATACAAATGTTGAACAACATTAAAAACTTGCTCTCTTCGCAGTAG
- a CDS encoding 6,7-dimethyl-8-ribityllumazine synthase: protein MSSIKGPAPAPESFPRAEKLKIGIVHARWNKEVIDALVTGTLESLEKAGVKAEQVAIDSVPGSWELPMGTLKMIKRENVDAVVSIGCVIKGSTMHFEYICDNSLKGLMRVSLDTQVPVILGVLTALDEDQALERAGIGRKKPGHNHGLEWGTAAVEMALKEPKPETP, encoded by the exons ATGTCATCGATCAAAGGACCTGCACCAGCTCCTGAGTCCTTCCCCCGTGCCGAGAAGCTGAAGATTGGTATCGTGCATGCTCGATGGAACAAGGAAGTTATTGACGCGCTTGTCACGGGGACGCTTGAATCTCTTGAGAAGGCGGGCGTAAAGGCCGAGCAGGTGGCCATCGACTCGGTACCCGGCAGCTGGGAGCTGCCCATGGGCACACTCAAGATGATCAAGCGCGAGAATGTAGATGCCGTTGTCTCCATTGGATGTGTGATCAAGGGATCGACGATGCACTTTGAGTACATCTGCGACAACAGCCTCAAAGGTCTCATGCGAGTCAGCCTGGACACGCAAGTCCCAGTGATCCTTGGCGtgctcacggcgctggacgaggaccAGGCCCTTGAGCGCGCGGGTATCGGCCGCAAGAAGCCTGGTCACAACCACGGTCTAGAATGGGGCACTGCTGCTGTGGA AATGGCTCTCAAGGAGCCCAAGCCCGAGACGCCTTAG